The Aeromonas encheleia genomic sequence GCTCGTTCAGCAGATCCCAGGCGATGGCGCCGTGGGGCTCGCACAGGTAATCCAACTGGTGCAGGCGCTGCAACGCAGCGCGAGTCTGGGCATCGTCACGCATGCCCGACCCTAAGGTCTCCAGCGCCCAGCCTTCCCGGCGACACAGCTCTTCCACCCGCGGCCAATTGTTGGGGCGGCTCACATCCATGGCGTTCGACAGGGTCGCCACCGTCTGGTGCGGCTCCCACTGACCGGTTTTCAGGTAGCGCGGCACTGTGTCGTTGGCGTTGGTAGCGGCGATAAAGCGCTTCACCGGCAGCCCCAGCGCCTTGGCAATCAGGCCCGCGGTCAGGTTGCCAAAGTTGCCGGACGGCACGCTGATCACCGTCTTGGCGCGATCCGCCTTAGGCAACTGGGCCAGGGCCTCGAAGTAGTAGCAAACTTGCGCGAGCAATCGGCTGATGTTGATGGAGTTGGCGGAGTTGAGGCCGATGGCCTGTTTCAGCTCGGCATCATCGAAGGCATCCTTCACCAGTGCCTGACAGGCATCGAAGTCGCCGTCGATGGCGATGGTGCGGATATTTCCCCCTAAGGTGCAGAACAGCGCCTCCTGCAGCAGGCTGATCTTGCCCTTGGGATAGAGGATCACCACCTCGATCCCCTCCAGCCCGTAGAAGGCGTGGGCCACGGCGGCGCCGGTGTCGCCCGAGGTGGCGGTGAGTATGGTGATCTTGTCGTTAGTTCTGAAGGTGGCCAGGCACTGGGCCATAAAGCGGCCACCGAAATCCTTGAACGCCAGGGTCGGGCCGTGGAACAGCTCGAGGGCATAGGTGCCATCCTTGAGCTTGACCAGCGGCGCCGGGAAGGTGAAGGCAGCATCGATCAGCTCGCTCACCTTGGCAGCGGGCACCTCGTCCCCCAGCAGGTGGCTGATGATGCGAGCGGAGCGCTCGGCCAGCGGCAAGTCCAGCAGGGCATCCACCTCGGCCAGCGGGGTGATCACTTCCGGGAAGAAGAGCCCCTGCTCGCGGCCAAGGCCTTGGCGCACCGCCTGGGCAAAGCTGACCTGTTCACTCTTGTCCTTGATATTGTAAAGATTCATAGCTCGCTTCCTGTTACCCGTGCCCCGGCCATGTCCAGTTTGCAGACCCGGGCAAATCCATCTTCGTTCTGCACGAAATGTGCGTCCATCCAATCTTTCATGCGCTCGGCCTGGGCCAGATCCTTCATCACCACGAACACGCTGGGACCCGAGCCCGAGATGCCGGTGGCAAGCGCCCCGTTCTGGGCGGCCTGGGCCCGCACCTCGTTGAAGCCTTCGATCAGCGCCGCGCGGTAGGGTTCGGCGATCACGTCTTTGAGCACGCTCGCCGCCAGCGGCTCCTGCTGGGTGTAGCTGGCGTGCACGAAGGCGGCCAGCCGGCGGCCATAGGTGAGGCAATCCTGGCGGCGATACTGGGCCGGCAAGATGGCGCGGGCGGCGGCGGTCGACACTACTGTGCCGGGGTAGCAGACCACCCAGTACCACTGCTCGAACACCGGAATACCCTGGCTGATGACACCCCCCTCCTCCACCACCAGCTGCAGGCCACCGAGATAGCAAGGCGCCACGTTGTCGTAGTGGACCGAGCCGGAGATGCGTCCTTCCATCTCCCCCATCAGCAGCAGCATGGCGTGCTCGTCCAGCAGATCGCCGTGGAAGGCGTTGAGCCCCTCCAGCGCCGCCACCACGCTGCAGGCGCTGGAGCCGAGGCCCGAGCCCACCGGCAGGTTCTTCTCCAGTACCATCTCCAGCGGCAGCATCTCGCGGCCTATCTTGGCCAGCGCCTCGCCATAGGCGAGCCAGCAATCGTAGAGGATGTTCTTCTTGGGATCGTCAGGCAGCTTGTGGGCGTAGCGGCCCACGGAGGAGAGCGCGAAGGGCTCGGCGGTTGCTGACGCCGCCTTGACCTGCACCCGATCCCCCAGCAGGGATCCATCCACGGGGGCGAGCGCCGCCCCCAACACATCGAATCCCACGCTCAGGTTGGCACTGGAGGCGGGAGCATAGGCAACCACACTGCCTTTCTTTTCCAAATAGGGGTTCATGTCTGAACTCATGCTTATAGCTCCTGCTTCCAGTTCTGGGTGCGCAGCACGTCGGCGAAGACGCCGGCGGCAGTCACTTCGGTGCCCGCGCCATAGCCGCGCAGCACCAGCGGGATCGGCTGGTAATAGGTGGAGAAGAAGGCGAGCGCGTTCTCCCCGTCCTTGACCTTGAACAGCGGCTCATCGGCACCGACCGCCTTGATGGCGACCTTGCACTTGCCCCCCTCGATGGAACCGACGTAACGCAGCACCTTGCCCTCGCTCTGGGCCAGCGCGAACTGATCGCGGAACCAACCGTCGGCCTCTGGCAGGCGAGCCATAAA encodes the following:
- the thrC gene encoding threonine synthase is translated as MNLYNIKDKSEQVSFAQAVRQGLGREQGLFFPEVITPLAEVDALLDLPLAERSARIISHLLGDEVPAAKVSELIDAAFTFPAPLVKLKDGTYALELFHGPTLAFKDFGGRFMAQCLATFRTNDKITILTATSGDTGAAVAHAFYGLEGIEVVILYPKGKISLLQEALFCTLGGNIRTIAIDGDFDACQALVKDAFDDAELKQAIGLNSANSINISRLLAQVCYYFEALAQLPKADRAKTVISVPSGNFGNLTAGLIAKALGLPVKRFIAATNANDTVPRYLKTGQWEPHQTVATLSNAMDVSRPNNWPRVEELCRREGWALETLGSGMRDDAQTRAALQRLHQLDYLCEPHGAIAWDLLNEQLAEDEVGLFLCTAHPAKFKESVDEILGLDVPLPAPLAKHAVLPLLSHDLPADFGRLKAFLLG
- the thrB gene encoding homoserine kinase, with translation MSSDMNPYLEKKGSVVAYAPASSANLSVGFDVLGAALAPVDGSLLGDRVQVKAASATAEPFALSSVGRYAHKLPDDPKKNILYDCWLAYGEALAKIGREMLPLEMVLEKNLPVGSGLGSSACSVVAALEGLNAFHGDLLDEHAMLLLMGEMEGRISGSVHYDNVAPCYLGGLQLVVEEGGVISQGIPVFEQWYWVVCYPGTVVSTAAARAILPAQYRRQDCLTYGRRLAAFVHASYTQQEPLAASVLKDVIAEPYRAALIEGFNEVRAQAAQNGALATGISGSGPSVFVVMKDLAQAERMKDWMDAHFVQNEDGFARVCKLDMAGARVTGSEL